The following proteins come from a genomic window of Herpetosiphon gulosus:
- a CDS encoding tetratricopeptide repeat protein has translation MNQPDLLAYSLPTLEKMLAEALRHAREGDVLFLASSPLATCQIIERWYVADTPQGSAELGRAVQALLWWLIERIRPHGERHWLALPWRPYNVLAGFYMEGLRIADLAEAMGVVEQTIYPIRNQAVQSLAKLLLEEVQQPSTTIPNHAIIGLYPQLTTAEQTLARMLAFNQQPLAQRWLEHWLELNAIAESTLQHLADHGLIKSESLALVEKLRPFLQSQISAPERRRWHQQLAELLQPSEPLHSIQHWLQAQAYDQAASLIIAEHQTIVDSLQGRALRELLAQIQAHDIQQPQLWFRLKLVSGDVAMTMNDVQTALGEYQAALAANAPLLKAEAYYKRGKAFRSQSTMEAQSHFNYSIAILERAAPNDPLRYRVCLEQAWMWFQDQRDFEQAQTSLEQAATLIDPLDRGAWAELANARGMFYAHRGEHAEAINQHQAAWLAANEVNHSLLMTHIAHNLGYDYLDLGHYSQALDYFEQSLNLADRTGNRRMQGLCQKSIGACCFWMQEFTLAVEHYLAAYQIFAAMHNHNWQANTCYDLAEAYAELGQTQLMRQYYAEAIQLAQTSGLDRLLNDLHGLAESYPGLYPPTIELNERQQRIFDYLKQHPSITNRDYRELTQISPKQAARDLNDLVERNVLVRSGDGRSTSYQLPQSKAKEA, from the coding sequence ATGAATCAGCCAGACTTGTTGGCCTACAGCTTACCAACGCTCGAGAAAATGCTGGCGGAAGCCTTGCGCCATGCCCGTGAGGGTGATGTGTTGTTTCTGGCGAGTTCGCCCTTAGCAACCTGCCAGATTATCGAACGCTGGTATGTTGCTGATACGCCCCAAGGTTCGGCTGAACTTGGGCGGGCAGTTCAAGCACTCTTGTGGTGGCTGATTGAGCGGATTCGTCCGCACGGCGAGCGCCATTGGCTGGCCTTGCCTTGGCGACCATACAACGTTTTGGCGGGCTTTTATATGGAAGGCTTGCGGATTGCTGATCTCGCCGAAGCCATGGGCGTGGTCGAGCAAACGATCTATCCAATTCGCAACCAAGCAGTTCAAAGCCTGGCCAAATTGCTGCTCGAAGAAGTGCAACAGCCAAGCACCACGATTCCCAACCATGCGATTATTGGGTTGTATCCGCAATTAACTACTGCTGAACAAACCTTGGCGCGAATGTTGGCCTTCAATCAGCAACCATTGGCTCAGCGTTGGCTTGAGCATTGGCTCGAATTAAATGCTATTGCCGAATCCACGCTCCAACATTTAGCCGATCATGGCCTAATCAAAAGCGAAAGTTTGGCCTTGGTTGAAAAGCTGCGACCCTTTTTGCAAAGCCAAATTAGCGCTCCCGAACGCCGGCGCTGGCATCAACAATTAGCCGAGTTGCTGCAACCTAGTGAGCCGTTGCACTCAATTCAACATTGGTTGCAAGCCCAAGCCTACGATCAAGCAGCTAGCTTGATCATTGCTGAGCATCAAACGATTGTTGATAGTTTGCAGGGCCGAGCGCTGCGCGAATTGTTGGCCCAGATTCAAGCCCACGATATTCAACAACCGCAACTTTGGTTTCGGCTCAAGTTGGTCAGCGGCGATGTGGCCATGACCATGAACGATGTCCAAACCGCATTGGGTGAATATCAAGCGGCTTTGGCTGCCAACGCGCCGTTGCTTAAAGCTGAGGCCTATTACAAGCGTGGCAAGGCTTTTCGCTCGCAAAGCACCATGGAAGCGCAGTCCCACTTCAACTATAGCATTGCGATCTTGGAACGGGCTGCACCCAACGATCCCTTGCGCTATCGCGTTTGTTTGGAGCAAGCATGGATGTGGTTTCAGGATCAGCGTGATTTTGAGCAGGCCCAAACCAGTCTTGAGCAAGCCGCTACCTTGATCGATCCCCTTGATCGTGGGGCTTGGGCTGAGCTGGCGAACGCCCGTGGCATGTTCTATGCTCATCGCGGTGAGCATGCCGAAGCGATCAATCAACATCAAGCGGCATGGTTGGCGGCCAATGAAGTCAATCATAGCTTGTTGATGACCCATATCGCGCACAATTTGGGCTACGATTACCTTGATTTAGGCCATTACTCGCAAGCCCTCGACTATTTTGAGCAAAGCCTGAATTTAGCTGATCGCACAGGCAATCGGCGCATGCAAGGCCTGTGTCAAAAAAGCATCGGGGCATGTTGTTTTTGGATGCAAGAGTTTACCCTAGCGGTCGAGCATTATCTGGCGGCCTATCAGATTTTTGCGGCCATGCACAATCATAATTGGCAAGCCAATACTTGCTATGATTTGGCTGAAGCCTATGCCGAACTTGGCCAAACCCAGCTCATGCGCCAATATTATGCCGAAGCGATTCAATTGGCCCAAACGAGTGGTTTAGATCGTTTGTTAAATGATCTGCATGGTTTGGCCGAAAGTTATCCAGGCCTGTACCCGCCAACGATCGAATTAAACGAGCGCCAGCAACGGATTTTCGATTATCTCAAACAGCATCCTTCGATTACCAACCGCGATTACCGTGAGCTAACCCAAATTTCGCCCAAGCAAGCCGCCCGCGATCTCAATGATTTGGTGGAGCGGAATGTTTTAGTGCGTTCTGGTGATGGCCGTTCAACCAGCTACCAACTACCTCAATCGAAGGCTAAAGAAGCTTAA